One window from the genome of Pyrus communis chromosome 16, drPyrComm1.1, whole genome shotgun sequence encodes:
- the LOC137721316 gene encoding probable inactive receptor kinase At5g10020: MIRVFLGTMNNLTVSLYFFFLVIISASSASDSELRSLYEFKKGIQTDPLRKVLDSWTLSSLSNTHSCPPWTGVFCDTTGNVVALALDHLALGGELKFNTLTGLTALQNLTLSNNDFTGRVPPILGTMSSLQHLDLSGNRFYGPIPARIYDLWGLNYLNLSANHFKGGFPDRLWNLNQLKVLDLHSNQLWGDIADLFSRLHNVEYVDLSRNEFFGGLSLASENVSSLSNTVRYLNLSYNKLAGGFFKSDSIGLFRNLQVLDLGGNHITGKLPSFGLLPNLRVLRLGSNQLFGEIPEELFESSMAVEELDLSGNAFTGSIHGINSTTLKVLNLSSNGLSGTLQNVDMRSCVEVDLSGNKISGDISIVQDLGAALELLDLSSNKFYGSFPYLTSQFEKLSTLSLRDNLLVGPLPSILKACPRLSTVDLSLNDFNGSIPGSFLSSTTLKRLNLSGNHLIGSIPLEGAHVKELLSLPPDLPIESLDLSNNTLSGGLPRDLGNMVELKLLNLAKNGFSGELPSELSKLSKLEYLDLSDNKFEGGIPEKLPSSLSVFNVSNNDLSGSVPQNLKHFPTSSFRPGNDMLNLQENGQATTSVPGRISDQGKNHSSKGHIRVAIIVASVGVALMIIFAFLAYHQTHIKEFSGRSGFGGQDTGRDVKIGRFTRPSLFNFHTNVQPPPSSLSFSNDHLLTSQSKSLSGQTEFVTEIGEHALPGQTATSSAPTNLLDNYPTTSGRKSSPGSPLSPSPRFMETREQPVILDVYSPDRLAGELSFLDSSLQFTAEQLSRAPAEVLGRSSHGTLYKATLDSGHMLTVKWLRVGLVKHKKDFAKEVKRIGCIRHDNIVPLRAYYWGPREQERLLLADYVQGDSLALHLYETTPRRYSRLSFKQRLKVAVEVAQCLLYLHDRGLPHGNLKPSNVLLAGPDYSAHLTDYSLHRLMTPAGIAEQILTMGALGYRAPELVTATKPVPSFKADVYAFGVILMELLTRRSAGDIISGQSGAVDLTDWVRLCDREGRGMDCIDRDIAGGEEPSKAMDELLAISLRCILPVNERPNIRQVFEDVNSISS; encoded by the exons atgattagggttttTCTGGGTACAATGAACAatctcactgtctctctctacttcttcttccttgtaaTCATCTCCGCTTCCTCCGCCTCCGACTCGGAGCTCCGATCCCTTTACGAATTCAAGAAAGGGATCCAAACCGACCCGCTCCGGAAAGTCCTTGACTCATGGACCCTCAGCTCCCTCTCCAACACTCACTCTTGTCCTCCCTGGACCGGCGTTTTCTGCGACACCACCGGCAATGTCGTTGCCTTAGCTCTCGACCATCTTGCCCTCGGCGGCGAGCTCAAGTTCAACACTCTCACTGGACTCACTGCATTGCAAAACCTCACCCTTTCTAACAACGACTTCACGGGTCGGGTCCCGCCGATTCTCGGCACAATGTCATCTCTCCAGCACCTGGATCTGTCTGGGAACCGCTTCTACGGCCCGATCCCGGCTCGGATATACGACTTGTGGGGCTTGAATTATCTCAACCTGTCTGCCAATCACTTCAAAGGCGGGTTTCCGGATCGGTTGTGGAATCTCAATCAGCTCAAAGTGTTGGATTTGCATTCCAATCAGCTGTGGGGCGACATTGCTGATTTGTTCTCGCGATTGCACAATGTGGAATACGTTGACTTGAGCAGGAACGAGTTTTTCGGAGGGCTTTCGCTTGCTTCGGAGAATGTTTCGAGCTTATCCAACACAGTGCGGTACTTGAACTTGAGCTACAATAAGCTTGCTGGTGGGTTTTTTAAGTCTGATTCAATTGGGTTGTTTAGGAACTTGCAAGTTTTGGATTTAGGTGGTAACCATATCACAGGGAAGCTCCCTTCATTTGGGTTGTTACCGAATTTGCGGGTCTTGAGGCTCGGGAGTAATCAGTTGTTTGGGGAAATACCGGAGGAGTTGTTTGAGAGTTCCATGGCAGTGGAGGAATTGGATCTTAGTGGCAATGCTTTCACTG GTTCCATTCATGGAATTAACTCTACAACTTTGAAAGTCTTGAATCTTTCGTCAAATGGTTTGTCTGGCACATTGCAGAACGTGGATATGAGGAGTTGTGTAGAGGTGGATCTCAGTGGAAATAAGATCTCAGGTGACATATCTATTGTGCAGGATTTGGGGGCTGCTTTAGAATTGcttgatttgagttcaaataagTTTTATGGAAGCTTTCCATACTTGACATCACAGTTTGAGAAATTAAGTACGCTTAGTCTCAGAGATAATTTATTAGTTGGTCCTTTACCTTCAATCTTGAAGGCCTGTCCTAGACTCTCGACAGTTGACTTGAGCCTAAATGATTTCAATGGGTCCATTCCTGGAAGTTTCCTCTCTTCAACGACCCTAAAGAGACTGAATCTTTCAGGGAATCATTTAATTGGGTCAATTCCTCTTGAAGGCGCACATGTAAAGGAATTGTTATCTCTACCTCCAGATTTGCCGATTGAGAGTCTTGATCTCTCCAATAATACTTTATCTGGCGGCCTGCCTCGAGACTTAGGTAACATGGTGGAACTCAAATTGCTAAACCTTGCAAAGAATGGCTTTTCAGGAGAGCTGCCGAGTGAACTGAGCAAACTTAGTAAATTGGAGTACCTTGATTTATCAGACAACAAATTCGAAGGTGGAATTCCTGAGAAGCTTCCATCCAGCCTAAGTGTATTTAATGTTTCCAATAATGATCTATCAGGTTCTGTTCcccaaaatttaaaacactTCCCTACAAGTTCATTTCGTCCTGGAAATGACATGCTAAACTTACAAGAGAATGGTCAGGCAACAACTTCAGTTCCGGGTCGTATTTCGGATCAAGGGAAAAATCATAGTTCAAAAGGTCATATCAGAGTAGCAATCATTGTTGCTTCAGTTGGAGTTGCCTTGATGATAATCTTTGCTTTTTTGGCTTATCACCAAACACATATCAAAGAATTTAGTGGAAGAAGTGGGTTTGGTGGCCAAGATACAGGGAGAGATGTTAAGATAGGAAGATTTACACGGCCTtcacttttcaattttcatacaAATGTTCAGCCTCCACCAAGTTCATTGAGTTTTTCCAATGATCACTTGCTTACTTCACAATCAAAGTCATTATCAGGGCAGACGGAGTTTGTAACTGAAATTGGTGAGCATGCTTTACCTGGGCAAACAGCAACTAGTTCTGCACCTACAAATCTTCTAGATAATTATCCTACAACATCAGGAAGGAAGTCCTCCCCGggttctcctctctctccttcacCTCGTTTTATGGAGACACGTGAACAACCTGTGATATTGGATGTATACTCACCAGATCGGTTGGCTGGTGAACTGTCTTTCCTGGATTCTTCTTTGCAGTTTACTGCTGAACAATTATCTCGAGCTCCTGCAGAAGTTCTAGGCAGAAGCAGCCACGGAACTCTTTACAAAGCTACTCTAGATAGTGGACATATGTTGACTGTGAAGTGGTTACGAGTGGGACTTGTCAAACATAAGAAAGATTTTGCCAAGGAAGTTAAAAGAATTGGCTGTATAAGGCATGATAACATTGTTCCATTACGAGCATACTACTGGGGGCCCAGGGAACAAGAGAGGCTTCTTTTGGCAGACTATGTCCAGGGAGACAGCTTGGCCCTACATCTGTACG AGACCACACCTCGAAGGTACTCTCGATTATCTTTCAAGCAGAGGCTAAAGGTTGCTGTGGAGGTCGCTCAGTGTTTGCTTTACCTACATGATAGAGGCCTGCCCCACGGGAACCTAAAGCCAAGTAATGTGCTACTGGCAGGTCCTGATTACAGTGCTCACCTAACTGATTATAGTCTTCACCGTCTGATGACACCAGCTGGTATCGCGGAACAGATTTTAACTATGGGAGCACTTGGATACCGTGCTCCAGAGCTTGTCACCGCAACCAAACCAGTCCCTTCTTTCAAAGCTGATGTGTATGCTTTTGGGGTGATTTTGATGGAATTGTTAACCAGAAGAAGCGCAGGAGACATTATATCGGGGCAGTCGGGGGCGGTTGACCTCACAGACTGGGTTCGGCTGTGTGATCGAGAAGGACGAGGAATGGATTGCATTGACAGAGACATTGCTGGTGGGGAAGAACCCTCAAAAGCAATGGATGAATTGCTAGCAATATCGCTCAGGTGTATTCTACCTGTAAATGAGAGGCCTAACATCAGACAAGTCTTTGAGGATGTCAATTCTATATCCAGTTGA